In Metopolophium dirhodum isolate CAU chromosome 5, ASM1992520v1, whole genome shotgun sequence, the sequence aaaaattgatttatacgGCTTTACAACGCAACTGAGTTGCGAactcaataattttactaaattataacttaaaatatgtatacaataacaagatatattcaattttaaatcagaCCATCGTCTTAAGCACATCGATATACTAaggaaaaattatgaaatactactgtaagttataaaaattattgtgtaaACCAAACTACTTTAACATGTAAAACATGGGCGGCTTATCATTCATCAGCTCTATGACATCGAACTTTCATTATCTcgttgaataatcatttttaaactttggatttttaccaaaatgtttttcattattggATTACAATATTTCacctataaacttaaaaaaaatttagtgttGTGATgtcttttaataattatatttacatacgcACCTCGCGGGGTCTGCAATCCACCTTATCCATAGCTTGAGGCTTGCAATTTTTACGGTACCTTCGTACCACCATGCTTACGCTTATGCgtactaaaaaaacattttccaaaatttgcattttaaagcAGTGCTTGCATAAGTATTCTGAGATTCAAGATGGCCGatgaaaatttttaagttttgaacataactacacaaaatattaaataacaaattgaacaaagtttgaatcatatataCAGTTGGTATTtttaacgggcaacaaagtgcactGGGCCAGctggttattatttttgaataaataataataatagataatatattattatatagagtgCGATTTTTgaatacaacaattttaaaaagtgtACCTACACCACACCTATACTAAATGTGCGTGGATTTGTCCTGAAAAATAAGTGTGCTGTTTTTGAATTCAACAAAAAAAGTCATGCTAGCAATTTAGTATGACTTTTTCTGaatctttttttattctaaCGTAGGTAACTTACCTATCTATGGATTATAATTTTGTGGTGCTAGTAGTATGCACcaggtaaataaaaatgaaaatgtatgctttattaatacattaaatattataactacctaaGTTTTTTCAAGTtgcaatacaaattttatacctaataaaattaatacttaaattaaattaatgaaaaataattatttatgtaggttCAAAGAACAAATTCTATTGTTGGTACATTCAACGCCTTATGGAAAGAAGAAGGCATGTTGATGTTCAGTAAAGGACTTTCTGCCAGATTGGTCCAGtctatttgttttagttttacaattattttaggtTACGAGAGCATCAAAAGAGTTAGTGTACTTCACGAGTACAAAGATCACGTGCGATGGTAATGTGGTATCTATCGGTATCTTTtgctgtacattttttttttagaaaattgtattttttaaaggaGCACATATCACAAAAAAATAGGTGTTATAAAAATCAGGTTATTTTGACTACAGAAATATTTCCAAGACAGGTTGGTATGATCTTCTTAGTTATCTcaactataaattttttttaatttaaaaccaaaattaaataattaaaatcaaaattcaaggTTATTAATTCAGTATTACAAGTATACAGCATATTATCAGGTTATGCAAGCTAGTCTTGGAAATATTTGTGTATTACAGTAAACCGGGAAATAccaaaataagtttatttagatttaaagttttattttatttcaagaaaatgtataatatgggagtcaccattttattttaattattcaaataggtataggaaactaaaaatagtaatatggTCACATGGCAGCCTATCTAAGTGTGATTAATACAACTTCAAACATCACTGAATTATAATTAGTTGACTATCATACATTGGATgcatttgtttatatttgtactacattttataaacgttgaattatagttttaagataaaaataatgtgtgcAGTGTGctcctttaatatttttaaacgaatcATTAAATGATacgtattatatgattattgatttacGTTTTGTTATATTGACAATTTGActtgtttatttatgtatgtatagacaacacttattttttattgttacctttagttatttaatttatatgttgttAAATGTGTTTCACTTCTAAAATTATAGACTTATTATAATGCAATTGGTTGAATTTTCTCATTGTCAAGGTttcatataacttttattttaaaagttatgttttataaagAATTTAATTCATCATACACAGTGAAGAatatggttttttataaatgtataatgttcaaATTGAAAGTCTTATCAGTtaccaaattattcaatttatgtgATTTTACTGATCTCCAATACATATTGTATGTAATTAGATGGaaactcaataataaatatagtaaaaaatagattattttgatatttatagaagaatgtgtggcaatgttaaacaatttaaaatatatggcatgtatacaatatatatttttaaactcactattcacaaatattaatatctgttttgcaataaaaataaatagataatacttcaattaaataataattaaatttaaacataatagttataagttaataacaattaactagtattataatatggctataactaaattacaaattgtattaataacctTGTTTTGAACGccgtcaaaaacaaatttaaggtTAGTGAGAGGGaacaataaaatttgttgtaaAAGTATTGTTGATTTATTTTGGGACAATATTGATGTTTGGTTTAAACATGATAACTTATTTATCACTGTAAAAACTCTAATGTTTATTAatgttatgacaaaaaaaatataaaaaaaaatttgaaattaaattaactgttaaccattaattataatatagtactgtACATAATCAATGGTATGAATTACTACCTAAAATTTAATAtcacatttaaattgtataacagacaataaataaataaataattctcacttagaatacctattaaattaaaagtatacttAAAATCAGTCTTACTGAATAATtctaaataagaataataaaaacattaatttactaaattattttgataccaAGCAATAGGCAACATAGTCCACACCAAACTAAAATGTTAATGAGTTGTCACATTCGTCAGCTGTATGTCCAAACACTaaacagaataatttttttttaaattattattatattttaaatacaatattaacataaaataatagatttcaCAGTACAATAGTAGCATTATAGGGTATTGAGAAATAACTTACTATCACAACATACACAAAATGGTTCATCAATCATTTTATTTGAACCATCATTAACTACTCTTCGTTTCCTTTGGAATTTTGGAGATTCTGGTTTTTCAGGACAATCTTCAGTATCATGAGAATCAAATATTTCACATCTTTCACAATAAAGACGAGTAGTtcttagacgtgtttttttacTATGATCTCTAGAAATATTACCAGTcaccaattatttatataactatatttatattttaaaaaccaatttgaaataaaatgtcatataaAATTTTACTAGGTATAACAAACCAGTAACGATATTACCGTTTTGGTTAggttagaaaattatttaataagtatagcCCTTACAATGAGGTCACTGTTTGGAAACCACCAGTATACATTATTACCTCAAggcttaaactttaaaataggagattaaaattatgttataataattgtaatattttggaTACTTACACTCCTGAGTCTAAAATTTGTGTTTCTAgtgcttcaattttaaatttattatcagACACCTTGGCATGAAGATCAgcaattatgttatttaacaaatttatttgcCAGTCTTTTTCCtctaatattttttctgtttctaaacattcaaaatttacaatttatgaaaatttatataacaaaataatttaattttgttttaaatgaattcatttttttattttaaatactagaaTTACAAACCAGATTTAGTATCACTTTTAACATTTGTTGGAATAGAGTTGTCATAACTAactatcaatttttgaagtgtttttttatcattttctaaaatttcacattttgttttaaactcagAATAACGatcattttctgtttttaacttattaatctGAAAACCACATTTCAAATTACTCGGGtaaaattatctaataaatatttattaatgttattcaaATCAACCTCGTGTTTCAATGATAAATTTTCACACTCCTTTAGTTTAACATTGTTCTTAGCTGTTTTATATAACTTTTGATAATCTTCTTTTGAAACGCTCTCAGGGTTTTTCGCactaaatatatagaaaattacaaatatattagcattgattaaatattttttaaagataaacCAAACATAATCATTGACTAATCTATGATATTCGTAATTAATCaagaaacaattaaataataataatataatattcaaacataGTATTACTTCTAACCTAACAAATTTTCTGTTGACTACTATTTTAGAATTTGACTGTAATAAATTCCTATGTTGTATTTGTtacaaaaaatttacttttctcATGAACATaagtcataattataattaatgagcattgaaataatttctttatacgtagttaaatataatatccttaCATTTCATATTCAGAAACATCAGTTTCCATAACAGCAGATAACTTTTTATGCAAGcctaatattattgaattcaacattttaatttcttgaTTTTTCTCTGCTAACAAATGagcttctaaaaataaaaataataaatcagatACAAATGTAAtcacaatttaaatacaatataatgaattACCAGATTTATCTGTATTTTCTTGAGCATTATTATTCTTGGATTTCTCTGTATCCTTTAATTTCCAAGAATTCAactaaacatataaaaaatgtatatatttcatattaattttttatttaaatattattcataattaataataattattattattttacatcataattaatagaaaatatgatttaaagaTATTATCTCTATAAACTAATCATGTCAATCTTTGAATACAGTAAAATTCTAGTAGTATTACGGTAATTATGATTTCcactatattcaataaataataataaactattatttagtatatctTGTTAAAGAATACTCtctagtaaatattattgtgaagcATCCTAATCCAGACCAAGAaacatttatcataaatatatgttttttttattgtcatcgacaattacttatattatttcttatgaTGAGAAATCAGAAACATTGTCGACCACAAATTTTTCTCTGGTCTGGACGGggattaacattataatattgtatgttaaaCACTtctgtaaatatgtttttatcaaaaatagatATTTCTGATACTAACCTCAGTTTGCAACACTAAAATTTGAttctctttaatttttaaaatattataagtttcttcatattttttatcaatgttatatttttcttgtctgccaaaattaaataaaattaaatcattttaacaattaatttaaatattatatttagtcaaCTTACATAATGTTATGATTCTTCTGAAGTAGATTCCTATCACCTTCAATACGTTCATTCAAACGATGGTTTTCATCTGTTAGCTCTTGAATACGGAATTCCAAGTGAGATTGAGCACTGTGACCCTTAtcactaaaatacaaatatcgggtaaaatagtaatataggaTCAACTTATTACATTGAATAGACAAATGTACTGAATTCAAAATTCATACACAAATAAcctattattgtttgatatctaattttaatatttttactcacaGTAAAGCTTTTAACTGACTCAATTCATCATCGCAAGAAACAGTAGTCTTCAACTCTTGAGACATTTGAACTTttagattttcaatttcatgGTTCTTTTCTTCTAGTGTTGATCGTAGCCTAGAACACTCAATTTGTAGTCCATCAATTTGTTTTTGgatgtttaatttttcagtatCTAATCGTTCTGATTCTGTTTTAGTTTTAGCTGTTAGTTCGGCATTAAGACCTTGTtgtttttcaatagttttaaccATATCTtcttgcatattatttttggatACTTCTAATAGCTCCAATTCAGTTTTATGTTGTAACACAGTTTTTTCTAACTCAATTTTTAGTGCTTCTAAATTCAATGCCCGTAATTTCTCTTTTTCTAATTCGTTAATAATAGATTCTAATTTCAACATCAATTctttttctgtattattttcTGCAAACTCATGTAATtggttttttaatactttaatttctgtatttttttcatCCAGACAAGATTTAATACGTGTTTCAAATGCCATCTTTTCGACATTCAATTTATCTTCTACAATTTTCACAAGCTTGTCGGTTTCATTTTCTTTTTCCTTGAGCCTCACATCAAAATCGTCCTTAGTCTGCGTAATTAGACTGTTTAAAAGTTCAACCTTTGAATTATTATCatctatgattttatttttttcttcgacAGCTTTCTTCAactttattatatcatgttcttgatttttgtaaatatcCAATTGTTTCTCCAAATTTGACtttgaattttctaaaatattaagtttttccATGAGATTGGAAATTTCATTATTTCTTTCATCCAGCATGAGCATActgtttttttctaaaactaaTTTTTCATCTGTTAATTTGTCTTCCCCTACTTTTATAAGCTCTTTCATTTTATCTTCTTTTTCTTTCAACTCTAAATTAAACTTCTCTTTACATTGCTCAATCAAACTATTCAACTgttcaatgtttaaattattatcattgattagtTTAGTTTTCTCttcaattgatattttaagttcagctatcatattttcttgttttttgcTAGTTTCAATTAATTGTTGCTCAACACTTGTTTTAGAGTTCTCCAGAATACTAAGTTTTTCCATGAGTttagatatttcattatttttttcttctgttaATTGCTCTTCCCTTACTTTTATAAGCTCTTTCATTTTGTCTTCTTTTTCTTTCAACTCTGAATTAAACTTCTCTTTACATTGCTCAATCATACTATTCAACTgttcaatgtttaaattattatcattgattagttttgttttctctttaattgatattttaagttcagctatcatattttcttgttttttgctgttttcaattaattgttGCTCAACACTTGTTTTAGAGTTCTCCAGAATACTAAGTTTTTCCATGAGTttagatatttcattatttttttcttctgttaACTGCTCTTCCCTTACTTTTATAAGCTCTTTCATTTTGTCTTCTTTTTCTTTCAACTCTGAATTAAACTTCTCTTTACATTGCTCAATCATACTATTCAACTgttcaatgtttaaattattatcattgattagttttgttttctcttcaattgatattttaagttcagctatcatattttcttgttttttgctgttttcaattaattgttGCTCAACACTTGTTTTAGAGTTCTCCAGAATACTAAGTTTTTCCATGAGTTTGGATATTTCATTATTCTTTTCATCCAATATAAGCATACTATGTTTTTCTAATGTTAATTTTTCTTCTGTTAATTTCTCTTCCGCTATCTTTATAAGCTTTTTCATTTTGTCTTCTTTTTCTTTCAACTCTGAATTAAACTTCTCTTTACATTGCTCAATCAAACTATTCAACTgttcaatgtttaaattattatcattgattagttttgttttctcttcaattgatattttaagttcagctatcatattttcttgttttttgcTAGTTTCAATTAATTGTTGCTCAACACTTGTTTTAGAGTTCTCCAGAATACTAAGTTTTTCCATGAGTTTGGATATTTCATTATTCTTTTCATCCAATATGAGCATACTATGTTTTTCTAATGTTAATTTTTCTTCCGTTAATTTCTCTTCCCCCATATTTATAAGCTCTTTCATTTTGTCTTCTTTTTCTTTCAACTCTAAATTAAACTTTTCTTTACACTCTTCAATCAAACTATTCAACTgttcaatgtttaaattattattattgataagttTTGTTTTCTCttctattgatatttttagttcAGCTAtcatattttcttgttttttgctgttttcaattaattgttGCTCAACACTAGTTTTAGTGTTCTCCAAAATACTAAGTTTTTCCACGAGATTggaaatttcattatttttctcaTTCAGCATTGCCTTATTCTGTTCTTCTATTTGTTTCTtttcaatgaataatttttcttctgcagtttttaataaatctttGATTTCAACTTCCTTTCCCTGTAATTTGCTTTCAAACTCATTTTTGGTAAgactaattaaattatttagattttcaaTCTTCAAATTGTTATccttaatagttttaatattatcttggaTTATTTCATTTGATTGTTTCAAATCTTGTTCAAGTGATTTACCCGTTTCTAATTGTATTTCTAAatcttttttgatattttctaaatctacaatttttttgtggAGTATTGAAGTTTCTTTGtctttatcatttaatataactttagttttttcttctaatgACAGCTTTTCTATTTCCATCTTTTCTTCTCCAATTTTTAACAGCTCCTTGATTTCTTCTTCTTTTTGTTTTAGAGTaacttcatatttatttttggtttgtaTAACACAATTATCtaactgtttaatttttatttgattatcatcaataattttatttttttcttcaattgcattgtttaaatgttgaatatcttgtatacatatttcattagatGCTAATTTCTCTTCAAGATTCAACTTTGAATTTTCCAAAgactttaatttttctaaaagatTCAAATTTTCTGACGTACTTGTTAGTTTTTCATTACTTAATAGTTCTAGTTCTGATTTATATGTTTCTTGATTTGATGCAATATTTACTTctaattcattaattttgttttgtaaatctTTAATAGTTGTTTGATACTTTGTAGTTTCATTTGTTAATTCAGTCTGTAAATTAGCATTACTTAAATCTTGTTTTTGTTTCTCTGTTAATGACAGTTCAAGTTTATTGgatagtatatttattagttcATCTTTAGTAGCTAATTCTAAACTTTGTTGTTTTAATAACTCGTCCCGTTCTCCTTCTAACTGcagtatttgttttttcatagaATCAAATtcattttgttttgataaagttaactcatttaatgatttatttagattttcaattaaaatattattttgttttaatttattgtccAAGGTGTTTGTTGCATTTATTGTTTCCTTCACATAAATTTCATGCTTTTCTTCTAACATTGATTTTTCAGATTTTAAACATGTTAATTCATTTTCAACAGTTTTGAGTTTTgtagttagttttttttctaattcatTTTTAGTAGAATCTTGTTGAAGttctaaatcattaaattttttctctagATCAGCTATTACAGTTGTTTGATCTTGTACAGATTTTAATGCTGCTTTTAattctgtatttatattttgattgacattttcaagtttttcaagtttttcaagatattcttgatttttattttctgataaactttttaattcttgtttgagttcattttcaattttgatatgCTTCTCTTGAATAATTTTAGTATCTTGTTCTTTTTCATTAATGATTACTTTGTAttcattttctaattttaataactcgtttttaagattatttacgATATCATCATGTTCTTCATTCTTTAATGCactcaaacattttatacctTCGTTTAATTGGTCAATCATCTCTTGATtctgttcaatttttttttctttttcttctaTTACTTTGGTTAACCGTTCTGTGGTAGCAGATAAATTTTCATTAGCTTCTTTTAATAAACGATCATGGGTTTGAGAATTTTCATTCAATGTTTGAcgtaatgtatttaaaattgcttCTTTATCAACTACTTCTGAACTTAAATTGGACACAGATTTTTGTAATTCATCTTCATTGttgtctattaatttttttagagtttcTAACTCTTCTTTTACTCTACATAATTCCTCTtctttttcaaacattttcattttttctttttctacatCTTTAGCTAGACTTCGTTCTTTAGCCAAATCGAAATCTAGttctttaatctttattaaaagttcagcgtttttattttgtagttcaatatttacaacattttgttCTTCATTGGTAAACTGTAGATTTTgaactttttctttttcatcatctatttgtttttttatattatctaattggTTTTGTAgcattattataccattgacTTGAATTTCGGACGGCTGTTCAACTTGAGCCTAAAAAGAATAAATCAAACTGTTATATTAACAACTCAGAACAATaaagatttatataattaaaacttactTTTAACGtttcttccaattttttttcagcaACATCGGCTTGATTTGCCGCTTTAATAAATTGTGAACGAAGaagttcattttcatttttcttttgaGTTAATTCTAATTTTAATCGATCCATATCTGATACCTTTGTTGGCTAAAATAAAACaccattaaaacaattaataaatattcacaCACATCTAAGATAACAATGGGTTTGAGAAATATTTATCATGAATTGTTATATGATACATAAGCTTTAAAATACTAAGAAtaagaataattgtttttaggATTAAATAcgctaaaaaaaaacttaaaaactcaATGCTAACCAAAAACCTAATGActtcaatatttgtttaatattgagattatatgatattttaataacatattttttcataaataaattaacaatgtctttttaaattatcaaagtttaaatttaataaactcgGATAGAGGAAAAAACTTTCCTTACCTATTGTCCTTAACTGGTACATTTACATGATAAATTTTACTATATGAAGATTTAAGCATTGATATTActgtaaaaacattgtttttgatacagaaaaataattaagatatttattcttatactttaagtttaacttttaatcaattattttataactaattattggaCATGgctgatttaatattataattatgaaaattagaTAATTTACTTATGGGagaaattgtatatatttaaaaatatttaagtattggATCTTTTTATATCCAAAAATAGAAAACACAATATGCATTACAATCAaaccataattaaaaaaattaaactttatattacAATTCATTCATATAAAATGACAAACTAGTCttatactttaattaataatttaaaacttttaagcctataatcaaaataatattaaattaatatattgaagcattaaaaattattaaatttaaaacaagagtGCCAGCAATTATTTAAGATCCTACTTCAGTGATTCGAATCAACTAACAATTGTTTGATATGGCTTGtacagttatattaataattgtattatagtgATTAAGCgggtatacattatttttatatataaattatatataatcatgTACCCAGGACTTTTCAATAatgagtgggggggggggggctaaacaaataaacaagGTAAATTAGAATTTGATATCCGTTACCTTATACTAGGTTGTTATTACGCTATATCCCATAACTGTAATAACCTCtacaaataattgataatacgcaaaatatttctttaaaaccgTTTACAGAAATATCATGGTTTGTACATTGtcttttattaaataagttttataccATAACACGGCTAACAGGGGTGGGAGGCTGAAGCCTTCTGGGTACACCACTGatataatctaaattattttaacttgaaaatttatattttgtttaaatcaaacaatttattgttgtttttttataattatttaataaggcGGTGTTCATTAgtcatttttacatattatatattttatcattcgtgatacttaataatatgtatactgagAGAAGTATAAAATGCAAATTGGCAAAttctatttgtataaaaatgaatagataccattaaaat encodes:
- the LOC132945003 gene encoding CAP-Gly domain-containing linker protein 1-like isoform X4 gives rise to the protein MAYVSKHNDFNKKPTDERKSSSGSDSFMGDARRLSEAGVRRSSGNSVVLTEDTDKFIIGNRIWVGGTKPGQIAYIGETNFGNGDWAGVVLDEPIGKNDGSVSGTRYFQCGPKRGIFARLTNLTSAPLSSVEDSMVQSSFAATKPLGFSTPMPKRQGSTLTATKTAAKSISQTPIAKSSSDLKIGDRVIISSGQGSKLGVLRYRGATQFAPGEWCGIELDDPLGKNNGIVEGIKYFECEDKFGLFTPIAKVSKSPMSASRMSTNCAIHKAKRSPGSMNGSMISGITSTTMSSIPTRPTKVSDMDRLKLELTQKKNENELLRSQFIKAANQADVAEKKLEETLKAQVEQPSEIQVNGIIMLQNQLDNIKKQIDDEKEKVQNLQFTNEEQNVVNIELQNKNAELLIKIKELDFDLAKERSLAKDVEKEKMKMFEKEEELCRVKEELETLKKLIDNNEDELQKSVSNLSSEVVDKEAILNTLRQTLNENSQTHDRLLKEANENLSATTERLTKVIEEKEKKIEQNQEMIDQLNEGIKCLSALKNEEHDDIVNNLKNELLKLENEYKVIINEKEQDTKIIQEKHIKIENELKQELKSLSENKNQEYLEKLEKLENVNQNINTELKAALKSVQDQTTVIADLEKKFNDLELQQDSTKNELEKKLTTKLKTVENELTCLKSEKSMLEEKHEIYVKETINATNTLDNKLKQNNILIENLNKSLNELTLSKQNEFDSMKKQILQLEGERDELLKQQSLELATKDELINILSNKLELSLTEKQKQDLSNANLQTELTNETTKYQTTIKDLQNKINELEVNIASNQETYKSELELLSNEKLTSTSENLNLLEKLKSLENSKLNLEEKLASNEICIQDIQHLNNAIEEKNKIIDDNQIKIKQLDNCVIQTKNKYEVTLKQKEEEIKELLKIGEEKMEIEKLSLEEKTKVILNDKDKETSILHKKIVDLENIKKDLEIQLETGKSLEQDLKQSNEIIQDNIKTIKDNNLKIENLNNLISLTKNEFESKLQGKEVEIKDLLKTAEEKLFIEKKQIEEQNKAMLNEKNNEISNLVEKLSILENTKTSVEQQLIENSKKQENMIAELKISIEEKTKLINNNNLNIEQLNSLIEECKEKFNLELKEKEDKMKELINMGEEKLTEEKLTLEKHSMLILDEKNNEISKLMEKLSILENSKTSVEQQLIETSKKQENMIAELKISIEEKTKLINDNNLNIEQLNSLIEQCKEKFNSELKEKEDKMKKLIKIAEEKLTEEKLTLEKHSMLILDEKNNEISKLMEKLSILENSKTSVEQQLIENSKKQENMIAELKISIEEKTKLINDNNLNIEQLNSMIEQCKEKFNSELKEKEDKMKELIKVREEQLTEEKNNEISKLMEKLSILENSKTSVEQQLIENSKKQENMIAELKISIKEKTKLINDNNLNIEQLNSMIEQCKEKFNSELKEKEDKMKELIKVREEQLTEEKNNEISKLMEKLSILENSKTSVEQQLIETSKKQENMIAELKISIEEKTKLINDNNLNIEQLNSLIEQCKEKFNLELKEKEDKMKELIKVGEDKLTDEKLVLEKNSMLMLDERNNEISNLMEKLNILENSKSNLEKQLDIYKNQEHDIIKLKKAVEEKNKIIDDNNSKVELLNSLITQTKDDFDVRLKEKENETDKLVKIVEDKLNVEKMAFETRIKSCLDEKNTEIKVLKNQLHEFAENNTEKELMLKLESIINELEKEKLRALNLEALKIELEKTVLQHKTELELLEVSKNNMQEDMVKTIEKQQGLNAELTAKTKTESERLDTEKLNIQKQIDGLQIECSRLRSTLEEKNHEIENLKVQMSQELKTTVSCDDELSQLKALLDKGHSAQSHLEFRIQELTDENHRLNERIEGDRNLLQKNHNIIQEKYNIDKKYEETYNILKIKENQILVLQTELNSWKLKDTEKSKNNNAQENTDKSEAHLLAEKNQEIKMLNSIILGLHKKLSAVMETDVSEYEIAKNPESVSKEDYQKLYKTAKNNVKLKECENLSLKHEINKLKTENDRYSEFKTKCEILENDKKTLQKLIVSYDNSIPTNVKSDTKSETEKILEEKDWQINLLNNIIADLHAKVSDNKFKIEALETQILDSGVDHSKKTRLRTTRLYCERCEIFDSHDTEDCPEKPESPKFQRKRRVVNDGSNKMIDEPFCVCCDMFGHTADECDNSLTF